The proteins below are encoded in one region of Scylla paramamosain isolate STU-SP2022 chromosome 8, ASM3559412v1, whole genome shotgun sequence:
- the LOC135102697 gene encoding N-terminal Xaa-Pro-Lys N-methyltransferase 1-like isoform X1: MRLICCHQLCLFILAAERNRGARGVACIACTISGIAISGPILQSAGRGDITPSSYHERNQHTTNMSTEDPACAAADLETDTADDNSEEEEEEEEEEEEYAKKVKSVQENPAFYTDAAAYWNNVPATVNGMLGGFAHINAPDICGSETFLQSIFKMKNAPGHGRAVDCGAGIGRITKHLLQKHFGKVDLVELCQSFLDRAKESLKNSHKVGEYMCQGLQHFAPDPSTYDVVWSQWVLGHLTDEDLENYFRRMARGLKPNGVIVVKENVTSSGIVELDEQDSSVTRPESLLLEIIDKAELRVIKNTKQNNLPKGLYEVKMLCLRPK, encoded by the exons atgcGGCTGATATGTTGCCATCAgctgtgtttgtttatattggCAGCTGAGAGGAATCGAGGAGCACGTGGTGTGGCCTGCATTGCTTGTACTATATCAGGCATTGCTATATCAGGACCAATACTTCAGTCAGCCGGGCGAGGGGACATCACACCATCCAGCTACCACGAG AGGAACCAGCACACCACAAATATGAGTACAGAGGACCCTGCCTGTGCTGCTGCCGACCTAGAGACAGACACTGCGGACGACAactcagaagaggaggaggaggaggaggaggaggaggaagagtatgcAAAGAAAGTGAAGTCAGTCCAAGAGAATCCAGCTTTCTACACTGATGCCGCAGCATACTGGAATAACGTGCCTGCCACGGTAAATGGCATGCTAGGAGGCTTTGCCCACATCAATGCTCCTGACATCTGTGGCTCAGAAACTTTCCTCCAGAGCATCTTTAAAATGAAAAACGCTCCAGGCCATGGCCGTGCAGTGGACTGTGGTGCAGGCATTGGCAGGATAACCAAGCACCTGCTGCAGAAACACTTTGGCAAAGTTGACCTGGTTGAACTGTGTCAGAGTTTTTTGGACAGAGCTAAAGAATCATTGAAAAATTCCCATAAGGTTGGTGAGTATATGTGCCAAGGCCTGCAGCACTTTGCCCCAGACCCCAGCACGTACGATGTTGTGTGGAGTCAGTGGGTGCTGGGGCACCTGACAGATGAAGACCTTGAAAATTACTTCCGAAGGATGGCACGAGGACTCAAGCCTAATGGTGTCATTGTTGTGAAGGAGAATGTCACGTCCTCAGGCATCGTAGAACTGGATGAACAAGACTCGTCTGTCACCAGACCCGAGAGTCTGCTCTTGGAGATAATAGATAAGGCAGAACTAAGGGTcattaagaatacaaaacaaaacaatcttCCAAAAGGCCTTTATGAAGTGAAGATGTTGTGTTTGAGGCCAAAATAA
- the LOC135102697 gene encoding N-terminal Xaa-Pro-Lys N-methyltransferase 1-like isoform X2, protein MSTEDPACAAADLETDTADDNSEEEEEEEEEEEEYAKKVKSVQENPAFYTDAAAYWNNVPATVNGMLGGFAHINAPDICGSETFLQSIFKMKNAPGHGRAVDCGAGIGRITKHLLQKHFGKVDLVELCQSFLDRAKESLKNSHKVGEYMCQGLQHFAPDPSTYDVVWSQWVLGHLTDEDLENYFRRMARGLKPNGVIVVKENVTSSGIVELDEQDSSVTRPESLLLEIIDKAELRVIKNTKQNNLPKGLYEVKMLCLRPK, encoded by the coding sequence ATGAGTACAGAGGACCCTGCCTGTGCTGCTGCCGACCTAGAGACAGACACTGCGGACGACAactcagaagaggaggaggaggaggaggaggaggaggaagagtatgcAAAGAAAGTGAAGTCAGTCCAAGAGAATCCAGCTTTCTACACTGATGCCGCAGCATACTGGAATAACGTGCCTGCCACGGTAAATGGCATGCTAGGAGGCTTTGCCCACATCAATGCTCCTGACATCTGTGGCTCAGAAACTTTCCTCCAGAGCATCTTTAAAATGAAAAACGCTCCAGGCCATGGCCGTGCAGTGGACTGTGGTGCAGGCATTGGCAGGATAACCAAGCACCTGCTGCAGAAACACTTTGGCAAAGTTGACCTGGTTGAACTGTGTCAGAGTTTTTTGGACAGAGCTAAAGAATCATTGAAAAATTCCCATAAGGTTGGTGAGTATATGTGCCAAGGCCTGCAGCACTTTGCCCCAGACCCCAGCACGTACGATGTTGTGTGGAGTCAGTGGGTGCTGGGGCACCTGACAGATGAAGACCTTGAAAATTACTTCCGAAGGATGGCACGAGGACTCAAGCCTAATGGTGTCATTGTTGTGAAGGAGAATGTCACGTCCTCAGGCATCGTAGAACTGGATGAACAAGACTCGTCTGTCACCAGACCCGAGAGTCTGCTCTTGGAGATAATAGATAAGGCAGAACTAAGGGTcattaagaatacaaaacaaaacaatcttCCAAAAGGCCTTTATGAAGTGAAGATGTTGTGTTTGAGGCCAAAATAA